The DNA window gatGTATGTATGGACTTTagagaagtaaaaaaatttttttaagtttgaTGTGTAGATGAAAAATGATAGatgctttatatattttttttataagtggGCAGTTATTAATACAGAGAAATTATAGAAATGtaacaagaaaaaatgatttaagttattatataaacaaatatattaaaacaaaaagattTTTTGAACATCctataatagaaataaataacgtattttttctaaatgtgAGTATTAACGAAATTGTTATAACCGTTTCGACAAGAAGTAattcaaatatatgtttgatttttaattttatatataaatttatagaaatattaaattatttttttaataatgaaatatcaGGAATAAACATTGTCAATAATTTTGTtcttatatatgaaatatgcGATGAAATAATAGACTATGGATATCCACAAACGTTagaagtaaatattttaaaaaatagtttacTTAATAAAGTGAAATATTATAGTAGGACTTCGAAATATTTTCAGAAATTATCAAGTGAACTTAGAAACGCAAATAGTTTAATTGAAGATATTGTACACgatacaaatatacaaaacCAGAATGAAACTCTACATATGAAATATTACAATGCAAATAACAAAgatagttataaaaaaaatagtataaaaaatacaaagagCTATGAtttaaatgagaaaaataaattaaaatatataggtaAAGAAACGttaaatagaattaaaaacaaaattataaataataataaacccacaaataattttaattatataacagGTAATTGTACTTGGagaaacaataatatatattataaaaaaaatgaaatatatatagacatAGTGGAGATATTAAATGTAACAATAAATAGCAATAATTTGATGTATGCACACATAAATGGCAAAGTGACGTTAAAGTGTTTCTTGTCCGGTATGCCTATATGTGAGCTaagtacaaataataaaattaatttgttaACAAATAGTCATAATAGTAACTTTAACAGCAACAGTATGAACAACAAAAACGATAACACGAGTAGcggtaaaaatataatgaaaattaagtCAAATCAAACTAAtagtagaagaaaaaatgcgaatgatgaaaaagaaaatgaggatattattattgataATTGCATATTTCATCATTGTGTAACACTCtctaaatatgaaaatagtaAACTTATTACTTTTACACCACCTGACGGTTCATTCGAATTAATGAGATATACaattactaaaaatatacaaataccaTTTCATATTGTTGCTATTTATAATCCTATACTTCAATATTCTAAATCATTAGGTAGGAAATTTTCCTTGAAAAtgttaacaaataataacaaaaatatatatggagaatataaaaattcaaacaGATATGAATATGCTGTTACCATTAAATCAAATTATAAAGGAAATATGCATGCTGCTGATgttgttataaaaataccGATTTATAAATTCTCAGAAAATGTAcaagttaaatataaatcaaTTGGAAAAACtgaatttaataatattgaaaGTATTGTCACTTggagaattaaaaaattttctagtTCTAGTGAGCATCATATCAAAATACACTTAACGTTAGAAAATCAAAACCAAATATACtcaaatatgaataatacgCAAAAAGTAGATGACCTTTCCAAAGTAGTATTACAAGTAcataaagttaaaaatatgaatactgtgaaatttttaaatacgTACAAATTACCAATAACACTAAGTTTTAAAATTCCTATGTTTACCTCCAGTGGTATGTATATAAGGTATTTAAAGGTTTTTGAAAAAtcgaattataaaataattaagtggataaaatatttaacggAGTCGggtatatatcaatataaatGAAACGCATTTGTAAACCTACATCcccattttaataatatgcatatatatatatatgtatttttatcgTTTGTTTGTACATGTGAGAGCGTGCCACCATTATTAGAACGCTCCTCTTTTTGCCTTTCCGCCTTCGTGGTTAGCAAGTTGCACctatgtaaatatacatatatatgtaaaatacatatgtattatatacatgtttgtGTAATCTTGCATTCCTGTAAACATGTGTATGtgcttatatttataaatgtgagcaaattcttaaatttataaattagcTTACATAACTACTTATGATGATATAcattgcaatttttttttttttttttttctttttattgtAACCCAGAGTTATGTGTACCCatgcgtacatatacatatgcctaaatatttatatatatatatatatatatatatttgtatttaaacttatgtacatatgtttgtatacatgcataaaattaccgttttaaaatttttcattttaaaaaacattattgTGCTTTtaaagcaattttttttttattgcgtATTTGTATTTGTGCCTTtcactttaatttttatttcatgcCCAATGTGAACGCAATTATATGATTAACACATATTATTGTATACCCATTGCTAATTTCTCCTTAatcttttttacatatatttatgcaacTTAAGTATGCATGAAAATATTCCAATgaactgttttttttttttttttttcattatcctATAATGTTAATAGATATGTTGCTTaaatcttttcttttatttttacaagaAATTTTTACAGTTTTTACTAGTAATATGTTTATCAAgctattgttatattttatataatatattaataaaaataaatattttgactaacatatttatagcatttgtttttaataagGTTTAagatgatttttttttttaaattatatcttatataaaaaaaattaacatgtattttaaataaa is part of the Plasmodium malariae genome assembly, chromosome: 14 genome and encodes:
- the AP2-MU gene encoding AP-2 complex subunit mu, putative produces the protein MIDALYIFFISGQLLIQRNYRNVTRKNDLSYYINKYIKTKRFFEHPIIEINNVFFLNVSINEIVITVSTRSNSNICLIFNFIYKFIEILNYFFNNEISGINIVNNFVLIYEICDEIIDYGYPQTLEVNILKNSLLNKVKYYSRTSKYFQKLSSELRNANSLIEDIVHDTNIQNQNETLHMKYYNANNKDSYKKNSIKNTKSYDLNEKNKLKYIGKETLNRIKNKIINNNKPTNNFNYITGNCTWRNNNIYYKKNEIYIDIVEILNVTINSNNLMYAHINGKVTLKCFLSGMPICELSTNNKINLLTNSHNSNFNSNSMNNKNDNTSSGKNIMKIKSNQTNSRRKNANDEKENEDIIIDNCIFHHCVTLSKYENSKLITFTPPDGSFELMRYTITKNIQIPFHIVAIYNPILQYSKSLGRKFSLKMLTNNNKNIYGEYKNSNRYEYAVTIKSNYKGNMHAADVVIKIPIYKFSENVQVKYKSIGKTEFNNIESIVTWRIKKFSSSSEHHIKIHLTLENQNQIYSNMNNTQKVDDLSKVVLQVHKVKNMNTVKFLNTYKLPITLSFKIPMFTSSGMYIRYLKVFEKSNYKIIKWIKYLTESGIYQYK